The Prosthecobacter dejongeii genome contains a region encoding:
- a CDS encoding argininosuccinate synthase, whose translation MKKKIVLAYSGGLDTSVLLSWIKETYDAEVIAFCANIGQDDELKGLNAKAKKTGALKIYVDDLQEEFAKDFIFPMMQAGAIYEGQYFLGTSIARPLIAKRMVEIAKLEGATAIGHGATGKGNDQVRFELTTAALAPDLEIIAPWRDERFRTQFPGRAEMIAYCEEKKIPIQASAKKPFSMDRNLLHISYEAGILEDPWFNAGDVKYRDYFTTLSVFPEDAPDKSEYVVLDFDKGNCVAVNSKPMNPLQVMKALNKLGGKHGVGRVDMVENRFVGMKSRGVYETPGGAILHFAHRQIESLTMDREVMHLRDSLIPEYAKLVYNGFWYAPERLALQALVTESQKNVSGTVRVKLYKGGIHAAGRQSPFSMYNPHIATMEADPTKAYNQDDATGFIRLNGLRLRVNSQVNGAGNIGG comes from the coding sequence ATGAAAAAGAAAATCGTCCTCGCTTATTCCGGCGGCCTCGACACCTCCGTCCTGCTCTCCTGGATCAAAGAAACCTATGATGCCGAAGTCATCGCCTTCTGCGCCAACATCGGTCAGGACGACGAACTGAAAGGCCTGAACGCCAAAGCCAAAAAAACCGGCGCTCTGAAAATCTACGTGGACGACCTCCAGGAAGAGTTCGCCAAGGACTTCATCTTCCCCATGATGCAGGCAGGGGCCATCTATGAAGGCCAGTACTTCCTGGGCACCTCCATCGCCCGCCCCCTCATCGCCAAGCGCATGGTCGAGATCGCCAAGCTCGAAGGCGCCACCGCCATCGGCCACGGCGCCACCGGCAAGGGCAACGACCAGGTGCGTTTCGAGCTGACCACCGCCGCTCTCGCCCCCGACCTGGAAATCATCGCCCCCTGGCGTGACGAGCGTTTCCGCACCCAGTTCCCGGGCCGTGCCGAGATGATCGCCTACTGCGAAGAGAAAAAGATCCCCATCCAGGCCAGCGCGAAAAAGCCCTTCTCCATGGACCGCAACCTCCTGCACATCAGCTACGAGGCCGGCATCCTGGAAGACCCCTGGTTCAACGCGGGCGACGTGAAGTATCGCGACTACTTCACCACCCTCTCCGTCTTCCCGGAAGACGCCCCGGACAAGTCCGAGTACGTCGTGCTCGACTTTGACAAAGGCAACTGCGTGGCCGTGAACAGCAAGCCCATGAACCCCCTCCAGGTCATGAAAGCGCTGAACAAACTCGGCGGCAAACACGGCGTCGGCCGCGTGGACATGGTGGAAAACCGCTTCGTCGGCATGAAAAGCCGCGGTGTGTATGAGACCCCCGGCGGTGCCATCCTCCACTTCGCCCATCGCCAGATCGAGTCGCTCACCATGGACCGCGAAGTCATGCACCTGCGCGACAGCCTCATCCCCGAATACGCCAAGCTCGTGTACAACGGCTTCTGGTACGCCCCCGAGCGCCTCGCCCTCCAGGCACTCGTCACCGAGAGCCAAAAGAACGTCTCCGGCACCGTCCGCGTGAAGCTGTACAAAGGCGGCATCCACGCCGCCGGCCGCCAGAGCCCGTTCAGCATGTACAACCCCCACATCGCCACCATGGAAGCCGACCCCACCAAGGCCTACAACCAAGACGACGCCACCGGCTTCATCCGCCTCAACGGGCTGAGACTACGCGTGAACTCGCAGGTGAATGGCGCGGGGAATATTGGGGGTTAA